The genomic segment GGCTGCAAAAACAAGGTTATTGTCCTACGGAGGTTCACTAAAAGCATTAAGGAAGTTGATTAGAGAAGAAAAAAGCAAGAAGAGAGTGAGAGTTAAAAAAGTAGCAGACATGGAAGCTCTTGCTAAGGAAATACAGAAGGCATTCAAAAAAATTGAGGATGAGGTTGGTGTAAGTATAGAACAGTTAGAGTCAATGTGGGACAGGATACATAAAGTTCAGGCCCTTGTGCAGGAAGCCAAGAATGAATTAATTACCAGAAACCTGAGGCTGGTTGTGAACATTGCCAAAAATTATGTTGGCAGGGGGCTTTCCCTTCTTGACTTGATTCAGGAGGGCAATATTGGCCTGATGAAGGCAGTAGATAAGTTTAAATACGAGAAAGGCTTCAAGTTTAGCACTTATGCGACATGGTGGATAAGACAGGCTATAACACGGGCACTGATAGACCAGACTAAGACTATCAGAGTTCCTGTACACATGATGGAATTTTATAACAGAGTTTCCAAGGCGTCGAGGGAGCTCACCCAGACCCTCGGCAGGGAGCCGACTAATGAAGAAATTGCCTCAAAGCTTGCAGTTCCTGTTAGAAAAGTGGAGGAGGTTTTCAGGGCAATCCAGGATCCAATTGCGCTGCAGACTCCGGTGGGGGATGAAGATACAGAACTTGAAGACTTTATAGGAGATAAAAACAGCCCTTCACCATACTCTGATGCAGAGAGGAAAGAAATATCAGAGCAAATCCAGGAGATTTTAACAACCCTGACTCCAAAAGAGGAAAAGGTTATAAGAATGAGGTTTGGTATAGGAGCTGAAAGAGATCATACCCTTGAAGAAGTTGGGAGATACCTTTCTATTACGAGGGAGAGGGTAAGACAGATAGAAGCAAAGGCATTAAGAAAGCTTAAACACCCAAGCAGGCTAAAGGCCCTCAAGACACTTGTGGCTACTACCTAATGGAGCAGTCCACAAATTAGTATGAGAGTCGAGGCTGTGTTGTTTGGTAACAGCCTCGACTCAATAATTTTAAACTATTTTTTTGCCCAGACCCCTCCTGTCATTATTTCCTCGCTGCTTTTCAATACCATAGCTGTTGCTGTCTCAGGTTGTAAGGATATTATTTGAAGGGAACCAATGTTCCTCTCAACAGGGACTTCTGAGATTAACGAAAAGACATTACCTACCTGAAGGCCGTCTTTCTCACCCTTATCAAGATAAAGGATATCTGCCTCAGCATTGGCAACTTTTGTGAAATGGGACTCTACGATATAACCACGTACATTTTGGGCTTCTATAGGAGGCTTAGGTGCTACGGGTGGCGCCATGTCAGAATAGGGAATTAATTTATCTTTAATCCCGATATCTTCAAAAGATGTGATAATTTTTCCTTTCGGCGTTCCATTGTCCATGCCAAGAGTTTCAACAATACCCAGGATTCTTATAAGATACCCCATTTGTTGGCCTGATTTTGGATGCTTGACTTTTTTTATTGCTCTGAGGACAAAAAATTTATCGCCTGCTTTTGTGCCTGCTACATTAAAATACACTATGTCTTCTCTGCCGAACAGAGTACGCCCTCCAGGAGAGCTGATTATCTCACCAATACCTGGAACTGTATTGGAGATATAGCCACTTGCAATATAGAGGTTTTTATCAATGATATATTTTTTGGGAGCCTCTTTAACCTCCTCCACAATAGCCACTGGCTTTTCTTCTTTAATTATTTCTTCTTTAACCACAGGTTCTTCTACAGGAGGTGCAGGTGGGGCTTCGACTTTGGGGACTTCGGCCTCTGGAGTAACAGTTTCTTTAACTGGAGTAACAACTTCCCTTTCTTTTTTAAGAGGG from the Nitrospirota bacterium genome contains:
- a CDS encoding LysM peptidoglycan-binding domain-containing protein — translated: MRKIFWFLIFSVIFIPVLNAQEKPSEEYTVKKGDTLWDISSDKLRGPFLWPKVWKENPDIKNPDLIYPGQKIKIPLKKEREVVTPVKETVTPEAEVPKVEAPPAPPVEEPVVKEEIIKEEKPVAIVEEVKEAPKKYIIDKNLYIASGYISNTVPGIGEIISSPGGRTLFGREDIVYFNVAGTKAGDKFFVLRAIKKVKHPKSGQQMGYLIRILGIVETLGMDNGTPKGKIITSFEDIGIKDKLIPYSDMAPPVAPKPPIEAQNVRGYIVESHFTKVANAEADILYLDKGEKDGLQVGNVFSLISEVPVERNIGSLQIISLQPETATAMVLKSSEEIMTGGVWAKK
- a CDS encoding sigma-70 family RNA polymerase sigma factor, with the protein product MREKDVFDEIIDMGKRRGVLTYDEINEALPAEFFTPDEIEDLMDLLHDMGVRVLDHEEVLPPEEEIEEEEVEEYEKTEDLVQAYFHSMGDISILTRDEEVELAKKLEEGKNIIREVLSTLPLTKKVERSFDGVDDLVLTEDERADEVTLRVLDKLTASVKEIEAAKTRLLSYGGSLKALRKLIREEKSKKRVRVKKVADMEALAKEIQKAFKKIEDEVGVSIEQLESMWDRIHKVQALVQEAKNELITRNLRLVVNIAKNYVGRGLSLLDLIQEGNIGLMKAVDKFKYEKGFKFSTYATWWIRQAITRALIDQTKTIRVPVHMMEFYNRVSKASRELTQTLGREPTNEEIASKLAVPVRKVEEVFRAIQDPIALQTPVGDEDTELEDFIGDKNSPSPYSDAERKEISEQIQEILTTLTPKEEKVIRMRFGIGAERDHTLEEVGRYLSITRERVRQIEAKALRKLKHPSRLKALKTLVATT